In one Aeromicrobium erythreum genomic region, the following are encoded:
- a CDS encoding adenosine deaminase — protein sequence MSGPQDVESVDLAFLQGLPKAELHVHHVGSASVEAVAELAARHEGSTPVPTNPTALADYFRFTDFAHFVEVYLSVVDLLRTPDDIWTLTHQVGTDLAAQNVRYAELTLTPYTSIVRGIPVEAYLEAVEDARRRVETDTGLVLRWIFDIPGESGLEAADVTLDVALNHAPDALVGFGLGGPEIGVPRPQFAEHFAAARAAGLHSVPHAGESTGPQTIRDAIEHLGAERIGHGIAAAQDPALMALLAERGIVLEVCPTSNVCTRSTPSLDEHPLPTLVAAGVPVTINSDDPPMFGTTLTREYAVAADLLSLDRPGVVDLARSAIDASFAPDAVKTSIRAELDAV from the coding sequence GTGAGCGGGCCGCAGGACGTCGAGTCCGTCGACCTCGCGTTCCTGCAGGGCCTGCCGAAGGCCGAGCTGCACGTGCACCACGTCGGATCCGCGTCCGTCGAGGCCGTCGCCGAGCTGGCGGCCCGGCACGAGGGCAGCACCCCGGTGCCCACCAACCCCACCGCGCTCGCCGACTACTTCCGCTTCACCGACTTCGCGCACTTCGTCGAGGTGTACCTGTCGGTCGTCGACCTGCTGCGCACCCCCGACGACATCTGGACCCTCACGCACCAGGTCGGCACCGACCTCGCCGCGCAGAACGTCCGCTACGCGGAGCTGACGCTCACCCCGTACACGTCGATCGTCCGCGGCATCCCCGTCGAGGCCTACCTCGAGGCCGTCGAGGACGCGCGACGTCGGGTCGAGACCGACACCGGCCTCGTGCTGCGGTGGATCTTCGACATCCCCGGGGAGTCCGGTCTGGAGGCCGCCGACGTCACGCTCGACGTCGCCCTGAACCACGCGCCCGACGCGCTCGTCGGCTTCGGCCTCGGCGGGCCGGAGATCGGCGTGCCCCGCCCGCAGTTCGCGGAGCACTTCGCCGCGGCTCGCGCCGCCGGGCTGCACAGCGTCCCGCACGCCGGCGAGTCCACCGGGCCCCAGACGATCCGCGACGCGATCGAGCACCTGGGGGCCGAGCGGATCGGGCACGGCATCGCGGCCGCGCAGGACCCCGCGCTCATGGCACTGCTCGCCGAGCGCGGCATCGTGCTCGAGGTGTGCCCGACGTCGAACGTCTGCACCCGCTCGACGCCCTCGCTCGACGAGCATCCGCTGCCGACGCTCGTCGCCGCGGGCGTCCCGGTCACGATCAACAGCGACGACCCGCCGATGTTCGGCACGACCCTCACCCGCGAGTACGCGGTCGCGGCCGACCTGCTGTCGCTCGACCGCCCCGGCGTCGTCGACCTCGCGCGGTCGGCGATCGACGCGTCGTTCGCTCCCGACGCGGTGAAGACCTCGATCCGCGCCGAGCTCGACGCCGTCTGA
- a CDS encoding PadR family transcriptional regulator, translated as MARRGATLELAVMGLLHDTPMHGYELRKELISLLGLGRVLSYGTLYPCLKTLVRAGFIEADEDRDVEVRGRRNRIVYHLTAAGKEHFATAMEDSGPATWDDETFSVRFAFFGRTESAVRVRILEGRRSRLQERLEHVREANQRGRDRADAYTRELQRHGLESVEREVRWLTDLIERERNPHPDPAERPGSP; from the coding sequence ATGGCACGTCGTGGCGCGACCCTCGAGCTGGCGGTCATGGGCCTGCTGCACGACACGCCGATGCACGGCTACGAGCTGCGCAAGGAGCTCATCAGCCTGCTCGGGCTCGGGCGGGTGCTCTCCTACGGCACCCTCTACCCCTGCCTGAAGACGCTGGTCCGCGCCGGCTTCATCGAGGCCGACGAGGACCGCGACGTCGAGGTGCGCGGACGCCGCAACCGGATCGTCTACCACCTCACCGCCGCCGGCAAGGAGCACTTCGCCACCGCGATGGAGGACTCCGGACCGGCCACCTGGGACGACGAGACGTTCAGCGTGCGGTTCGCGTTCTTCGGCCGCACCGAGTCGGCCGTCCGCGTGCGCATCCTCGAGGGCCGGCGCAGCCGGCTGCAGGAGCGTCTCGAGCACGTCCGCGAGGCCAACCAGCGCGGCCGCGACCGCGCCGACGCCTACACCCGCGAGCTCCAGCGCCACGGCCTGGAGTCCGTCGAGCGCGAGGTGCGCTGGCTCACCGACCTGATCGAGCGCGAGCGCAACCCCCACCCCGACCCGGCCGAGCGGCCCGGGTCCCCCTGA
- a CDS encoding transglycosylase domain-containing protein, translating to MATSTHRTKPKSTPRKPGLFRRIGGDGPRWKRVLRWLALLLVLGILAAALLFFVLYRIISIPDANADFQTQTTKVYYSDGKSELGTFAMQDRESIPLDEVPSVMQAAVIAAEDRTFYENQGIDFKGILRAVRDNATSGQITSGGSTITQQYVKVLYLNQERSYKRKVREAILSIKIHNQLSKQEILEGYLNTIYFGNGSYGVQVAAQTYFDRPASRLNYAQAALLATIINSPSYYDPYAEGAKERILPRYRYVLDGMVKSGAITADEAAKYQDQLPRVVPKKNSNRFRGTSGYLLELVRTQLRQAGFSDNEIDGGGLRVTTTFDRRLQRDAVNAVRTIIPQNLNELNVGLVSVEPGTGDVKAMYGGRDYLKSQLNWAMQSVQPGSTFKVFAVIAGLEDGYGLRTTLNGSSPLRIGNSIVGNQGDSGGRSFGPVTLEMATQESINTAFVDLTQQMSGGAEADASIGARKILKAANQAGIPRSVTDKINPVAVTSLGFAGVPAVDMANAYATIAAGGERAQWHVLKKVTGSGGNDLELPKRETRRSIPEDVAGDTVAALQKVTSVGTGTNGRTICPTIGKTGTATAGKNDADQHVSSSWFVGATPKLATAVTLSRGVGNEDIEGYLVPFFGGQYPARTFKAFMDPALQGTECGSFPPPGNIQADKGRTYVPPAPTATPSPTPTPTPSRTPRPTPTPTPSPTPSPTPTATQPTPPTETTEPPPFGG from the coding sequence GTGGCCACCAGCACGCACCGAACCAAGCCGAAGAGCACGCCCCGCAAGCCCGGTCTGTTCCGCCGCATCGGCGGTGACGGACCGCGCTGGAAGCGGGTGCTCCGCTGGCTGGCGCTCCTGCTGGTGCTCGGCATCCTCGCAGCGGCGCTGCTGTTCTTCGTGCTCTACCGGATCATCTCGATCCCCGACGCGAACGCCGACTTCCAGACGCAGACGACGAAGGTCTACTACTCCGACGGCAAGAGCGAGCTCGGCACCTTCGCGATGCAGGACCGCGAGAGCATCCCGCTCGACGAGGTGCCCTCCGTCATGCAGGCGGCTGTCATCGCCGCGGAGGACCGCACGTTCTACGAGAACCAGGGCATCGACTTCAAGGGCATCCTGCGGGCCGTGCGCGACAACGCCACGAGCGGCCAGATCACCAGCGGTGGCTCGACCATCACGCAGCAGTACGTGAAGGTGCTGTACCTGAACCAGGAGCGCTCCTACAAGCGCAAGGTGCGCGAGGCGATCCTCTCGATCAAGATCCACAACCAGCTCTCCAAGCAGGAGATCCTCGAGGGCTACCTCAACACCATCTACTTCGGCAACGGCTCCTACGGCGTCCAGGTCGCCGCGCAGACGTACTTCGACCGTCCGGCCTCCCGCCTGAACTACGCCCAGGCCGCGCTGCTCGCCACCATCATCAACAGCCCGAGCTACTACGACCCGTACGCCGAGGGGGCGAAGGAGCGGATCCTCCCGCGCTACCGCTACGTGCTCGACGGCATGGTCAAGTCGGGCGCGATCACCGCCGACGAGGCCGCGAAGTACCAGGACCAGCTGCCGCGGGTCGTCCCCAAGAAGAACAGCAACCGGTTCCGGGGCACGAGCGGCTACCTGCTCGAGCTGGTCCGCACCCAGCTGCGCCAGGCGGGCTTCTCCGACAACGAGATCGACGGCGGCGGCCTGCGGGTCACGACGACGTTCGACCGTCGCCTGCAGCGCGACGCGGTGAACGCGGTGCGCACGATCATCCCGCAGAACCTGAACGAGCTCAACGTCGGACTCGTCTCCGTCGAGCCGGGAACGGGCGACGTGAAGGCCATGTACGGCGGGCGCGACTACCTCAAGAGCCAGCTGAACTGGGCGATGCAGAGCGTCCAGCCGGGCTCGACGTTCAAGGTGTTCGCCGTGATCGCCGGCCTCGAGGACGGCTACGGCCTGCGCACCACGCTCAACGGCAGCTCGCCGCTGCGTATCGGCAACAGCATCGTCGGCAACCAGGGCGACAGCGGCGGACGCTCGTTCGGCCCCGTCACGCTCGAGATGGCGACGCAGGAGTCGATCAACACCGCGTTCGTCGACCTCACGCAGCAGATGAGCGGGGGCGCCGAGGCCGACGCGAGCATCGGCGCGCGCAAGATCCTCAAGGCCGCCAACCAGGCGGGCATCCCGCGCTCGGTGACCGACAAGATCAACCCGGTCGCGGTCACGTCGCTCGGCTTCGCCGGCGTCCCCGCCGTCGACATGGCCAACGCCTACGCGACCATCGCCGCCGGTGGCGAGCGCGCCCAGTGGCACGTCCTGAAGAAGGTCACCGGCTCCGGGGGCAACGACCTCGAGCTGCCGAAGCGCGAGACGCGGCGCTCGATCCCCGAGGACGTCGCGGGCGACACGGTGGCGGCGCTGCAGAAGGTGACGTCGGTCGGCACGGGAACCAACGGCCGCACCATCTGCCCGACGATCGGCAAGACGGGTACCGCCACGGCGGGCAAGAACGACGCGGACCAGCACGTCTCGTCGTCGTGGTTCGTCGGCGCGACGCCCAAGCTGGCCACGGCCGTGACGTTGAGCCGCGGCGTGGGCAACGAGGACATCGAGGGTTACCTGGTGCCGTTCTTCGGCGGCCAGTACCCGGCGCGCACGTTCAAGGCGTTCATGGACCCTGCCCTGCAGGGCACCGAGTGCGGCAGCTTCCCGCCGCCCGGCAACATCCAGGCCGACAAGGGCCGCACCTACGTGCCGCCGGCGCCGACGGCGACCCCGTCGCCCACGCCGACGCCCACGCCGTCGCGGACCCCGCGTCCCACGCCGACGCCGACCCCGTCGCCCACGCCGTCGCCCACGCCGACGGCGACGCAGCCGACCCCGCCGACGGAGACCACGGAACCTCCGCCGTTCGGCGGCTGA
- a CDS encoding lipid II:glycine glycyltransferase FemX — protein MSPSPVTVRTITREEHLDFVAGRPSVSFLQTPAWAQVKAEWGSESVGWIDASGQVVGAALVLYRQVPKVRRYLAYLPEGPVLPWVDAGADLGAWLEPLAAHLKAKKAFGIRMGPPVVTRRWHAATVKAAVADPALGTLGEVPADVNDAAALAVADRLQDLGWRRLATEGGFSAGQPQYNFWLPLADADGTPRTEEQVLAGMNQLWRRNIRKAAKAGVDVTLGGRDDLEAFHRVYVETAERDHFTPRPLSYFLTMWDALTGEDPDRMRLYLAHHEGDLVAATTLVRVGTHAWYSYGASTSAKREVRGSNAVQWQMMRDALAAGATVYDLRGITDTLDPDDPHVGLIQFKVGTGGEAVEYLGEWDLPLNRPLYAAFTAYMRRRG, from the coding sequence GTGAGCCCCTCCCCCGTGACCGTCCGCACGATCACCCGCGAGGAGCACCTCGACTTCGTCGCCGGCCGACCCTCCGTCTCCTTCCTGCAGACGCCCGCGTGGGCGCAGGTCAAGGCCGAGTGGGGGTCGGAGTCGGTCGGCTGGATCGACGCGTCCGGCCAGGTCGTGGGTGCCGCGCTGGTCCTCTACCGCCAGGTGCCGAAGGTCAGGCGCTACCTGGCCTACCTGCCGGAGGGGCCCGTGCTGCCGTGGGTCGACGCAGGTGCCGACCTGGGCGCCTGGCTGGAGCCGCTGGCCGCGCACCTGAAGGCGAAGAAGGCGTTCGGCATCCGGATGGGACCGCCGGTCGTGACCCGCCGCTGGCACGCCGCCACCGTGAAGGCCGCCGTGGCCGACCCCGCACTCGGCACGCTCGGCGAGGTGCCGGCCGACGTGAACGACGCGGCGGCGCTCGCCGTCGCCGACCGGCTCCAGGACCTCGGCTGGCGCCGGCTCGCCACCGAGGGCGGGTTCAGCGCGGGCCAGCCGCAGTACAACTTCTGGCTGCCCCTGGCCGACGCCGACGGCACGCCCCGCACCGAGGAGCAGGTGCTGGCCGGCATGAACCAGCTGTGGCGGCGCAACATCCGCAAGGCTGCGAAGGCGGGCGTCGACGTGACGCTCGGCGGCCGCGACGACCTGGAGGCGTTCCACCGCGTGTACGTCGAGACGGCCGAGCGCGACCACTTCACGCCGCGTCCGCTGTCGTACTTCCTGACCATGTGGGACGCGCTGACGGGCGAGGACCCCGACCGCATGCGCCTGTACCTCGCGCACCACGAGGGCGACCTCGTCGCGGCGACCACGCTCGTGCGCGTGGGCACGCACGCCTGGTACTCCTACGGCGCGTCGACGTCGGCGAAGCGCGAGGTGCGCGGGTCCAACGCCGTCCAGTGGCAGATGATGCGCGACGCGCTCGCCGCGGGCGCCACGGTCTACGACCTGCGCGGCATCACCGACACGCTCGACCCGGACGACCCGCACGTGGGCCTCATCCAGTTCAAGGTGGGCACCGGGGGCGAGGCGGTCGAGTACCTCGGCGAGTGGGACCTCCCCCTCAACCGCCCCCTGTACGCCGCCTTCACGGCATATATGAGGAGACGAGGATGA
- a CDS encoding phosphatase PAP2 family protein — protein MSIDLRRAEPGRDGVYATVLVVLVTLLALLAFLVGTDAAWLQDVDDGVARAAFDVSVARPWLVDVLEVLAVVLSNVGVGIVLALLAGTALARREWRIATWIALSGVVGIGGNALVKLVFQRPRPAWEEPIHEIGGYSFPSGHSAGAGVLFTVLALLTIVLTGRGWRRRLLLTLWVLLALVTAADRVLLGVHYLSDVTAGLTLGALVTVVLWLAVATDATRLPPELAVVTGTGRKRVAVVLNPSKLTDVEEFKTLVRLVAGQHGWNEPAWFETTVEDPGYGQTEAALEADADLIIAAGGDGTVRAVCEEAARTGVAVAIIPQGTGNLLARNLGIPLNPRDALEVAFGGQDKAIDLARFSTDAGVETSFLVMAGLGMDAMIMTGVNDELKKKVGWVAYVVSGVKALRYSGTKVTITVDDGEPRTFRARTVVIGNVGYLQAGLPLLPEAQIDDGELDVVVIAPRRFFGWVSIAVRVITRRKRTNDRLDRFTGRRVHVKATGPTPMQLDGDPVDEGTEITAEVRPGVLLVRVPVAPTVQKG, from the coding sequence GTGTCGATCGACCTGCGTCGCGCCGAGCCCGGCCGCGACGGCGTGTACGCCACCGTGCTCGTCGTCCTCGTGACGCTGCTCGCCCTGCTCGCGTTCCTCGTCGGCACCGACGCCGCCTGGCTGCAGGACGTCGACGACGGCGTGGCCCGGGCGGCGTTCGACGTGAGCGTCGCGCGACCGTGGCTGGTCGACGTGCTCGAGGTGCTGGCGGTCGTGCTGTCCAACGTCGGCGTCGGCATCGTCCTGGCACTGCTGGCAGGCACGGCGCTGGCCCGGCGCGAGTGGCGCATCGCCACGTGGATCGCGCTCAGCGGCGTGGTCGGCATCGGCGGCAACGCCCTGGTCAAGCTCGTGTTCCAGCGTCCGCGACCGGCGTGGGAGGAGCCGATCCACGAGATCGGCGGCTACTCCTTCCCGAGCGGGCACTCGGCCGGCGCCGGTGTGCTGTTCACGGTCCTCGCGCTGCTGACGATCGTGCTGACCGGGCGAGGGTGGCGCCGTCGGCTGCTGCTCACGCTGTGGGTCCTGCTGGCGCTGGTGACGGCCGCCGACCGCGTGCTCCTCGGCGTGCACTACCTCTCCGACGTCACCGCCGGCCTGACCCTCGGCGCCTTGGTGACGGTCGTGCTGTGGCTCGCGGTCGCGACCGACGCGACCCGGCTCCCGCCCGAGCTCGCGGTGGTCACGGGCACGGGCCGCAAGCGCGTGGCGGTCGTCCTCAACCCCTCCAAGCTGACCGACGTCGAGGAGTTCAAGACCCTCGTGCGGCTGGTCGCCGGCCAGCACGGCTGGAACGAGCCGGCCTGGTTCGAGACGACGGTGGAGGACCCGGGCTACGGCCAGACCGAGGCGGCGCTCGAGGCCGACGCCGACCTCATCATCGCCGCCGGCGGCGACGGCACCGTGCGTGCGGTGTGCGAGGAGGCCGCCCGCACCGGCGTGGCCGTGGCCATCATCCCGCAGGGCACCGGCAACCTGCTGGCGCGCAACCTCGGCATCCCGCTCAACCCGCGCGACGCCCTCGAGGTGGCGTTCGGCGGCCAGGACAAGGCGATCGACCTCGCCCGGTTCAGCACCGACGCCGGCGTCGAGACCAGCTTCCTCGTCATGGCGGGCCTGGGCATGGACGCGATGATCATGACCGGCGTCAACGACGAGCTGAAGAAGAAGGTCGGCTGGGTCGCCTACGTCGTCTCGGGCGTCAAGGCGCTGCGCTACTCCGGCACCAAGGTCACGATCACCGTCGACGACGGCGAGCCGCGCACGTTCCGCGCCCGCACGGTCGTCATCGGCAACGTCGGCTACCTGCAGGCGGGGCTCCCGCTGCTGCCGGAGGCGCAGATCGACGACGGCGAGCTCGACGTCGTGGTGATCGCGCCGCGGCGGTTCTTCGGGTGGGTCTCGATCGCGGTCCGCGTGATCACCCGCCGCAAGCGCACCAACGACCGTCTCGATCGGTTCACCGGACGTCGGGTGCACGTGAAGGCCACCGGCCCCACCCCGATGCAGCTCGACGGCGACCCCGTCGACGAGGGCACCGAGATCACCGCCGAGGTCCGCCCCGGCGTGCTGCTGGTGCGGGTGCCGGTGGCGCCGACCGTGCAGAAGGGCTGA
- a CDS encoding alanine racemase has product MTFELHVDVERWRGHLKSAAERLPGLVPVIKGNGYGLGRDRLAAESAALGADTVAVGVYAEVPEALEAFDGDVMVLGPWRPFLDGAAVEQALADPRVVHTVGRVADVAALAERAPGARVVVEGETSMARHGFDRHELAAAVAALGGLEVVGFAAHLPMTGSNLAEAESWAAALEASQLETTTFYVSHLSPGELGQLRERRPGLTVRPRVGTSVWLGDLGALDVRAKVLDVHRISRGERVGYRQRAVTRDGYLLVISGGTSHGVGLEAPRSSAGVVQRGKTLAKGSLEAAGLMLSPFTVDGRQRWFAEPPHMHASQVLLPASATAPAVGDDVRCAVRFTTATFDRIVLD; this is encoded by the coding sequence ATGACCTTCGAGCTGCACGTCGACGTCGAGCGCTGGCGCGGTCACCTGAAGTCTGCGGCGGAGCGCCTGCCGGGGCTGGTGCCCGTGATCAAGGGCAACGGCTACGGGCTGGGTCGTGACCGGCTGGCCGCGGAGAGCGCGGCGCTCGGCGCCGACACCGTCGCGGTCGGTGTCTACGCGGAGGTGCCGGAGGCGCTCGAGGCCTTCGACGGCGACGTGATGGTCCTCGGCCCGTGGCGCCCGTTCCTCGACGGTGCTGCGGTCGAGCAGGCGCTCGCCGACCCTCGCGTGGTGCACACCGTGGGCCGGGTGGCCGACGTGGCGGCGCTGGCCGAGCGCGCACCGGGTGCGCGGGTGGTCGTCGAGGGCGAGACGTCGATGGCGCGCCACGGCTTCGACCGGCACGAGCTCGCCGCCGCGGTGGCCGCGCTCGGCGGCCTCGAGGTCGTCGGCTTCGCCGCCCACCTGCCGATGACCGGGAGCAACCTGGCCGAGGCGGAGTCGTGGGCGGCGGCGCTGGAGGCGTCACAGCTCGAGACGACGACCTTCTACGTCTCCCACCTCAGTCCGGGCGAGCTCGGTCAGCTGCGCGAGCGCCGGCCCGGGCTCACCGTGCGCCCGCGGGTCGGCACGTCGGTGTGGCTCGGCGACCTCGGCGCCCTCGACGTGCGCGCGAAGGTGCTCGACGTGCACCGGATCTCCCGCGGCGAGCGGGTCGGCTACCGGCAGCGGGCGGTCACCCGCGACGGCTACCTGCTGGTGATCTCCGGCGGCACCAGCCACGGCGTCGGGCTCGAGGCGCCGCGCTCCAGCGCGGGCGTGGTGCAGCGGGGCAAGACCCTCGCCAAGGGCAGCCTCGAGGCCGCCGGCCTGATGCTCAGCCCGTTCACGGTCGACGGCCGGCAGCGCTGGTTCGCCGAGCCCCCGCACATGCACGCGTCGCAGGTGCTGCTGCCCGCGTCGGCCACGGCGCCGGCCGTCGGCGACGACGTGCGCTGCGCGGTGCGGTTCACGACGGCCACGTTCGACCGGATCGTCCTGGACTGA
- a CDS encoding inositol-3-phosphate synthase has product MGSANHQIRVAIVGVGNCATSLIQGVEYYKDADPAGTVPGLMHVQFGDYHVSDIEFVAAFDVDAKKVGFDLADATTASENNTIRITDVPPTGVTVQRGHTLDGLGKYYLQTIEESDAPAVDVVQVLKDTQADVLVSYLPVGSEEADKFYAQCAIDAKVAFVNALPVFIASDPEWAKKFEDAGVPIIGDDIKSQVGATITHRVMAKLFEDRGVALDRTYQLNVGGNMDFKNMLERERLESKKVSKTQAVTSNLTGSLAGVGADDRNVHIGPSDYVAWLDDRKWAYVRLEGRAFGDVPLNLEYKLEVWDSPNSAGIIIDAIRAAKIAKDRGVGGALLSASSYLMKSPPEQRPDDVGRQRLEAFISGTEER; this is encoded by the coding sequence ATGGGTTCGGCGAACCACCAGATCCGCGTCGCCATCGTCGGCGTCGGCAACTGCGCCACCTCCCTGATCCAGGGCGTCGAGTACTACAAGGACGCTGATCCGGCGGGCACGGTCCCCGGACTCATGCACGTCCAGTTCGGCGACTACCACGTGAGCGACATCGAGTTCGTGGCCGCGTTCGACGTCGACGCGAAGAAGGTCGGCTTCGACCTCGCCGACGCCACCACGGCCAGCGAGAACAACACGATCCGCATCACCGACGTCCCGCCGACCGGTGTCACCGTGCAGCGCGGTCACACGCTCGACGGTCTCGGCAAGTACTACCTCCAGACCATCGAGGAGTCCGACGCCCCCGCGGTCGACGTCGTCCAGGTGCTCAAGGACACGCAGGCCGACGTGCTCGTCTCCTACCTGCCGGTGGGCTCGGAGGAGGCCGACAAGTTCTACGCGCAGTGCGCGATCGACGCGAAGGTCGCGTTCGTCAACGCGCTGCCCGTCTTCATCGCCTCCGACCCCGAGTGGGCGAAGAAGTTCGAGGACGCGGGCGTCCCGATCATCGGTGACGACATCAAGAGCCAGGTCGGTGCGACGATCACGCACCGCGTGATGGCGAAGCTGTTCGAGGACCGCGGCGTCGCGCTCGACCGCACCTACCAGCTGAACGTCGGCGGCAACATGGACTTCAAGAACATGCTCGAGCGTGAGCGCCTGGAGTCCAAGAAGGTCTCGAAGACGCAGGCCGTCACCTCCAACCTCACCGGCTCGCTGGCCGGCGTGGGCGCCGACGACCGCAACGTGCACATCGGCCCCTCGGACTACGTGGCGTGGCTCGACGACCGCAAGTGGGCCTACGTGCGCCTCGAGGGTCGCGCGTTCGGCGACGTGCCGCTGAACCTGGAGTACAAGCTCGAGGTCTGGGACTCCCCCAACTCCGCCGGCATCATCATCGACGCCATCCGCGCGGCGAAGATCGCCAAGGACCGCGGCGTCGGCGGCGCCCTGCTGAGCGCGTCGTCCTACCTGATGAAGAGCCCGCCGGAGCAGCGTCCCGACGACGTCGGCCGCCAGCGCCTCGAGGCCTTCATCTCCGGCACCGAGGAGCGCTGA
- a CDS encoding siderophore-interacting protein, producing MSEVPPVCRATVVRKVRLSAHLVTVTLRPEDFTSTGVPDEYVRLMIAPEGAELAIPTYDENWVMRVPEGAVEPAARVYTISDHRVVDGVPEVDIDIAVHDHGVGADWVRRCVPGDEVGMMVPHGLYAAPADTAWQLLVADVTGLPALARILRDLRPGQRVEAVVVLTDDGDRIALPSPADVDVRWVVVERETDICGALESAVTERGLPAAGEATDDVPLSRYVWLAGEARASRAARKLLRRTLDWPQTDFYTCGYWQIEAEKWNARYEEVAAEVGEKARQAYLELAETDQGAYLDAIEEIYEKAGL from the coding sequence ATGAGCGAGGTCCCACCGGTCTGCCGGGCCACCGTCGTGCGGAAGGTGCGGCTGTCCGCGCACCTCGTCACGGTCACGCTGCGGCCGGAGGACTTCACCTCCACCGGCGTGCCCGACGAGTACGTGCGGCTGATGATCGCCCCGGAGGGGGCCGAGCTCGCGATCCCCACCTACGACGAGAACTGGGTCATGCGGGTGCCCGAGGGCGCCGTCGAGCCCGCCGCCCGCGTCTACACGATCTCCGACCACCGGGTCGTCGACGGCGTGCCCGAGGTCGACATCGACATCGCGGTGCACGACCACGGCGTCGGTGCCGACTGGGTCAGGCGCTGCGTGCCGGGCGACGAGGTCGGGATGATGGTGCCGCACGGCCTGTACGCCGCGCCGGCCGACACCGCCTGGCAGCTCCTCGTGGCCGACGTCACCGGGCTCCCCGCGCTCGCCCGCATCCTGCGCGACCTGCGCCCCGGCCAGCGGGTCGAGGCGGTCGTGGTCCTCACCGACGACGGCGACCGCATCGCCCTGCCGAGCCCGGCCGACGTCGACGTGCGCTGGGTCGTCGTCGAGCGCGAGACCGACATCTGCGGCGCGCTCGAGTCGGCCGTGACCGAGCGTGGTCTGCCCGCCGCCGGCGAGGCGACCGACGACGTGCCGCTCAGTCGGTACGTGTGGCTGGCCGGCGAGGCGCGAGCCAGCCGCGCGGCCCGCAAGCTCCTGCGACGCACGCTCGACTGGCCGCAGACGGACTTCTACACCTGCGGCTACTGGCAGATCGAGGCCGAGAAGTGGAACGCCCGCTACGAGGAGGTCGCGGCGGAGGTCGGCGAGAAGGCCCGCCAGGCCTACCTCGAGCTGGCCGAGACCGACCAGGGTGCCTACCTCGACGCCATCGAGGAGATCTACGAGAAGGCCGGCCTCTAG